A DNA window from Acinetobacter sp. NCu2D-2 contains the following coding sequences:
- a CDS encoding phosphotransferase enzyme family protein encodes MTQLNELGHGMGQSWEEKDWPHISLFDIDVISNKYSFLKGNTRIIWKSPRPFSSAALVTVESDSNQVIQTYFIKRSHHSFRSRQDILLEHSLIEYLATQNIPVTTLCTDNDNNTAVQVGEWIYEVFDRAQGYDLYADQQSWTPFFYPEHAAQAGKLLANMHLAMTNFPFSNKSRCSHYLVSNQNLLLSDEIVGAIQKNIEFSPTLSMYFENKHLNQDFLEYVSGIHQRIKFDLQQAPKIWTHNDLHASNLFWSEKNQSAKITAVIDFGLADQNSALYDLAVTIERNFIAWLDLEHTNDIRIDELGLEAFIKSYCAESTLSQNLLILADLIQIVHLDFAFSELEYFVAITRNRAHADAAYFDWIIGHTQWFASEQGQQFTKKLISLIQKYSVFPNAAIHAENLARPQLPSQNDKV; translated from the coding sequence ATGACGCAACTCAATGAATTAGGTCATGGTATGGGACAATCTTGGGAAGAGAAAGATTGGCCACATATTTCCTTATTCGATATTGATGTAATAAGTAACAAGTATTCTTTTTTAAAAGGCAATACTCGAATTATTTGGAAAAGTCCTAGACCATTTTCTTCTGCTGCACTTGTCACTGTGGAATCTGATAGTAATCAAGTCATTCAGACCTATTTTATCAAACGCAGTCATCACTCATTTCGGTCGCGACAAGATATTTTATTAGAGCACAGTCTAATAGAATATTTAGCTACTCAAAATATTCCAGTAACGACATTATGTACCGATAATGACAATAACACCGCAGTGCAAGTAGGCGAGTGGATTTATGAAGTATTTGACCGTGCACAGGGATATGATCTATATGCAGATCAACAGTCATGGACACCTTTTTTCTATCCAGAACATGCTGCTCAAGCAGGAAAGCTTCTAGCAAATATGCATCTAGCAATGACTAATTTTCCATTCAGTAATAAAAGTCGTTGTTCACATTATTTAGTATCTAACCAAAATTTATTACTGAGTGATGAGATTGTTGGAGCAATTCAGAAGAATATTGAATTCAGCCCTACATTATCAATGTATTTTGAAAATAAACATTTAAATCAGGATTTTCTAGAATATGTTTCTGGGATACATCAGAGAATTAAATTTGATTTGCAACAAGCCCCAAAAATTTGGACTCATAACGATTTACACGCCTCAAATTTATTTTGGTCTGAGAAAAACCAATCCGCCAAGATTACTGCTGTTATTGACTTCGGTTTAGCTGACCAAAATTCGGCACTTTATGATTTGGCAGTCACAATCGAACGTAATTTTATTGCTTGGCTGGATTTAGAACATACCAACGATATACGTATTGATGAATTGGGATTAGAAGCATTCATTAAATCTTATTGTGCTGAATCAACACTCAGTCAAAATCTATTGATTCTTGCTGACCTAATTCAAATTGTTCATCTGGACTTTGCTTTTTCCGAATTGGAATACTTTGTTGCAATTACTCGAAATAGGGCGCACGCAGATGCCGCTTATTTTGATTGGATCATCGGTCATACCCAATGGTTTGCGAGCGAGCAAGGTCAGCAATTTACTAAAAAATTAATTTCTCTGATTCAAAAATACTCAGTTTTTCCAAACGCTGCTATTCACGCAGAAAATTTAGCACGACCACAGTTACCTTCACAAAATGATAAGGTTTGA